aacaatgataacatctgaggacaggttgtgtgtattaacaatgataacatctgaagacaggttgtgtgtattaacaatcataatatctgtattaacaatgataatatctgtattaacaatgataatatctgaagacaggttgtgtgtattaacaataataatatctgtattaacaatgataacatctgaagacaggttgtgtgtattaacaatgataatatctgaggacaggttgtgtgtattaacaatgataaagtctgaggacaggttgtgtgtattaacaatgataatatctgaggacaggttgtgtgtattaataataatatctgtattaacaatgataatatctgaggacaggttgtgtgtattaacaatgataacatctgaggacaggttgtgtatattaacaatgataatatctgaggacaggttgtgtgtattaacaatgataacatctgaggacaggttgtgtgtattaacaatgataatatctgaggacaggttgtgtgtattaacaatgataacatctgaggacaggttgtgtgtattaacaatgataatatctgaggacaggttgtgtgtattaacaatgataacatctgaggacaggttgtgtgtattaacaatgataatatctgaAGACAGGTTGTGggtattaacaatgataacatctgaggacaggttgtgtgtattaacaatgataatgtctgaggacaggttgtgtgtattaacaatgataatatctgaggacaggttgtgtgtattaacaatgataacatctgaggacaggttgtgtgtattaacaatgataatatctgaggacaggttgtgtgtattaacaatgataacatcTGAGGGcaggttgtgtgtattaacaatgataatatctgaggacaggttgtgtgtattaacaatgataacatctgaggacaggttgtgtgtattaacaatgataatatctgaggacgtgtgtgtattaacaatgataatatctaaggacaggttgtgtgtattaacaatgataacatctgaggacaggttgtgtgtattaacaatgataacatctgaagacaggttgtgtgtattaacaatcataatatctgtattaacaatgataatatctgtattaacaatgataatatctgaagacaggttgtgtgtattaacaataataatatctgtattaacaatgataacatctgaagacaggttgtgtgtattaacaatgataatatctgaggacaggttgtgtgtattaataataatatctgtattaacaatgataatatctgaggacaggttgtgtgtattaacaatgataatatctgaggacaggttgtgtgtattaacaatgataacatctgaggacaggttgtgtatattaacaatgataatatctgaggacaggttgtgtgtattaacaatgataacatctgaggacaggttgtgtgtattaacaatgataatatctgaggacaggttgtgtgtattaacaatgataacatctgaggacaggttgtgtgtattaacaatgataatatctgaggacaggttgtgtgtattaacaatgataacatctgaggacaggttgtgtgtattaacaatgataatatctgaAGACAGGTTGTGggtattaacaatgataacatctgaggacaggttgtgtgtattaacaatgataatgtctgaggacaggttgtgtgtattaacaatgataatatctgaggacaggttgtgtgtattaacaatgataacatctgaggacaggttgtgtgtattaacaatgataatatctgaggacaggttgtgtgtattaacaatgataacatcTGAGGGcaggttgtgtgtattaacaatgataatatctgaggacaggttgtgtgtattaacaatgataacatctgaggacaggttgtgtgtattaacaatgataatgtctgaggacaggttgtgtgtattaacaatgataatatctgaggacaggttgtgtgtattaacaataacATCTGAGGACAGGTTAGAGGGTAAAagtcttttttttctaaatttttgattAAAATTTCTGGAATaggttttattgaaaaaaaaaagctagaaGATATTGATTGAGGTGTTGAAATTGTTAAAGGAATTTATAGTGTGTGTGCATCATCTTTTATGTACTCAGTGGTGAGATTTGTATGACtaggaacacaaatataaattttgacagggtaggaggcatcttcagctaagacagttttattttcctaacagggtggttggcttttGAAATGAATTGCCTTCAGATGTAGTGGATGCATTACATTTAAGTGTGTGTATGGAAAGgcttcataaatatttcaatgcTAAAGAGTGGCTTTGAGTTTTTTGGTTTTAAGTTTAGTGCATGGAAAACCCTATTTGGACAGACAGACAGATCCactgttattgttaaattataacattaggTGCTATGCTGTTGCATTTCTAATGTTTTCACTTCAATTGATCATTGATAGAAATATTGTTCAAACTTAACAGTTTTGAATGTCAGAATTTAGGAACCTGTGGAGTCCCTTTAGGGACATGTTTAGGGTTTGTTCATAATGTACACTAAATACTAAATTACATACCAATATAATATGTGCACcaagtaataaattattcaaatcagTTTATTATATTCTGCATATGAAGTAATAATATTATGTACACAAATAACTAATTCTAATTTGTGTGCATGAACTAATACCATATGCTGTCCTTGTTTATAGTAATCCATACACAGTATCTTAGTGAGAAATCGTATACAGATAAAGCAATTTCTCTTCAGTCTACACATTTCTCCAATATTTTCCCATATATTGTTTCCTGTCTCAGCTTCTGCTAATGAAGTGGGAAAATGTTTGCTTCCTCAGTACCCAATCACTAGAGCTGTCAGTGTATGGAGTTTCTCTTCTTGTCATTATAAACCTGCTAGTTTGAGGCCAGATGGACGTATACATCAGTCAACCTGATAGAGTAGTGCAAGCCATCCCAAACACTAAGAAACAGACAATTTGAGTAGCTCTAACTAGTCTCGTGGGGCTTCATTTTTCCTCGGGTTGTATGTCTACTACGATTAATCCATGTAACTACATCTTATTAGTGGTCCTCACAGGTATTTTTTTCTATGCTGTACAGCTTGACATATTATCCTAGTCACAGTTTAGAGGGTCTGCTGATCCTCTTGGATATATAGGGTACTTCAGAAGCCTTCGCATTCCATCTAACATTGTAACACTTTAACAGCAAGTCGAAACTTGTTTTCTGGAAAACGTTCTTAAGAGCATTCTGTGCTTGAGGTGGATCTCACACAAAGTGTTTCTTTTCCTAAGTACTCTTTCCATGAGTTTTCTCTTTTTCCCTCTATAGTGTGCAAAACAACTAAccttaatttctttgttttatttcctcCACTATCTTCCCAGCATGAGATTCTAGCTACTTGTTCTGTGGAGAGATAAATActgtaatttaacattttcaataccTGACAACTGAAAAAGTAATTCAAACAGATACCAAGCTCTCCGTAGAATAAACCACTATATCCATTATTTATTTGTCTCGTCATGACTGATCTTTTGGTACACACAAGCATGTTCTTCCATCTTCAAATGCACTGAAAGACAGAAAAGTGTTTTATGTGAATAAAACACCAATAAAGTTCAGATACCAAGAACATTTGAATTAGTTACAGTATAGTATTTATGGAAAAAGACTTCTCAAAATTTAAAATGCCACCTGGACTGTGCACTGACATGTAAACTGCAACGAGATACCTCTAGCACATGATGAACAGATAAAAAATGAAATCCTCTTATTATTTGtcgtgaaaaatgtatttaatgtttaatatgtgtttctaaatatttagtaattgtttTCTAAATGGATACACATTTTTCTAGAAACATCTGTTCTATTTATTACTTGAgtaagtgaataaaattaaaatatgaaagataaTGTTTATAGacactttaatattttctacaaGTACATTTTAGTaccattcacattttaaaaattgaCTCTCATAAACAggtttttgtattaattaattatttattttttaattatatcttgttttaatatgaaaatttactaattaaattggtttttttacaaaaaaaatataaattttgaaataattacaaatacatgTGAGTATACATGTTTTCTTACCTTTTATGTAGTGAATGGAAAGATTTGTGGCACTGGACTCAACAGCCTAATTTGCCCTAAACATGAGTTTGCAGAAGCATCATATTGTTGTGGAGAACCGGGTTCAGAATACTGTTGCAATGCACATGAATATTTCGAATATAGTACTTCTGAGTAAGTTCGTACTGATTGTTGTgggaaaaaaaattcatgttagcAATATCTTCTCAATATTGATTGTGTTGGTATTTTGTTAACTGGAATGGTAAAAAAACAAGCTGCctccaaaaaaaaaacagctaaagTAGGTTAGTTTATCAGTACCAATTCAACCTCAGACTGTGCTTCTTAATTGTTGATTAGGGTTCACTGGTGAGCCAAAAAAAAGGCTtaagattaaatgaaaatattgttttaaatgttgcaATAGATCAGAAGTACAATACAACTATATAATACCTTGAGagtgttaattatatattaatgaaaattttagtaAATTACTCTAGAGTTAACActgaatttattgtttaaattgcagtatactttgtatttaaaacataagGATGGTTAAAAGATGAATATCAGTTGATTTGCTGTAAAAGAAACAGGATTAtgacaatcagtgatgtcgataaaacccacttgtagagaaatatatatgcaaaaacggcttgtttgggttgagaaaatattttacatagaagagcgaacaactttgtaaaagttgttttggtttttattatagattttttataatttatgcagatttttaaaataattttttttctatcgggtgaggatttttttaaaacatcggaaggaaaaaacacttaaattattattttgttagccatgatgaccgaagaaggtcgaaacgttgttcgctcttctatgaaaaatattttctcaacccaaacgagccgtttttgcatatataggaTTATGACAACATTACCTGCAATGTACACCACAGTATGCATTATGTGTCATCCATTGTCACATGTATGAACCCAACAGCAACTAGAAACAATACTGTCTTACATGCCATGCTTCTATAATTTTCTGTGGTGTCTGTTAATAAAAAGGTTGAGAATAGCCAATCTAAGGTTAATCAATTAAAACATTGCTTAACTTGTAACCTTTCTTCTTATGTGAACGTTTTTTCAGAGCATGTGTTTGATCGCATCTCACACTTTTTAAATGAGCGAACTATTTAAAACCTATAAAAACTGTGTTCTTTATCTATTCTAAAAATAGACCAATAAACCTTGGAAAACCTTTACATTTGaaacctttattttaaaatattaacaatgctGCAAAATCTGTTACTGTAATCATGATATTAATGTAATTATCCAATGTAAATTTATTACAGAATACTGATTAATTCATAGTAgacctgcaaatttaaactttgtaaaagttgttttggtttttattatagattttttataatttatgcagatttttaaaataattttttttctatcggGTGAGGATTTTTTACAACATCAGAAggaaaaaacacttaaattattattttgttagccataatgaacattttttattattttgttaacaagaATACAAACAAGCTGAAAACAAAAGTGAAGAATGATTGTGAAATTAATATGTAGCCTCATTCATCCtgattttatttgtgtgaaatcTGTCTTTGTCTCAAAACtgtgttgtggtctttcttttatgtactgCATCTGGAACATTTCAtttcaatgaccagcagtaaCCAGCCATCATGTTAATGTTCTACCTTCCCTGATATCTCTTCTCCATTTTCCTGGAGTCTTGATGAAACCTTTCCCCTTGTTCTTTGCTAACAGCTCTGAGATTGTCAAGGAAATAGTCAATATGTGAGTGTAAGAAATGGACTGTCAAGCTTATATTACAACCCACCTCTTTGAATGTATCAAGCATGTTACtgacaatatttttgtaatttggatCTTTATTGTTTCCCGAACATTTAccaataacatctttaaaggtaGTTCAAGCttcttttattaacttttctCATTCTCCCTTTGAACTTTTCATCCAAATCAGTTTCCTCATCTGAAGACCAACAAAAATCCCTTCTTTAAGTTTCACTTCTAAAAGAGCTGGGAATTTCCCacatagatacttgaaacagtcgccATCTTTGTCTGAGGTCTTTGCAAACTGCTTCAACAAGCCCACTTTTATGTAAAGTGGAGGTAATAGGACTTTCTTTGTGCCAACCGAACTTTCACATTCACTGTTTTCTAGTCCTAATATTATGCTGACTCTTGTGGCCATTGCTTCTTGATCCAGTGCTAATGTCATGCTCTGCTATCCCATTCCCACAAAGAAATATGGAAACTTTGCACAACCAGATTGTTCACCCAACAACATGCAAAGGACTTTTAAGTCTCCACCATGGTTTTTGTATTTGACATTATTAATAAGATGTTTGAGATTTTTTGTGTTTCCTGAACTGAATGAGCAGGAGGAAGAGATGAATGTACATGTTACTATTGTTAAGAAGAACAGCTTTTGGACTTTGGAGGAATCAGTGAACAAATGCCACTCACTTAGTTCACAGACTGACATTCTAGCATTGGATTAATTCAGCAATATTGCAATAAGCCAGTGAACCTtattcaaaaaaaatattatgtttactcTTTCTTATGATTTCTGTACCACTAAAATCTCCTGAAGTCTGGATCCCAGACTCTCTGAAGAACTGTTTGGAAGACCCAAATTTCTCACTAAACCATTAAGTTATCATGGATATCGGTTTCCAGGGTCTGGGTTTTGGATTTAGAcctgaaccaatcaacataagttaTCAGACATGTATTACAGGTATGCATGTTCCCTTACTCAGTTATACTGTTGTTCACTTTACTCATGTTGTGGATCACAGTGGTGATACTTGTAGAAAAATGTGGTTCTTCCTCTTGTACTATACCTCAATGATTTTCAAATACTGATAATGTTTTTGCACTGGGATAGCTTCTGTCAGATTGGTTTTGAGTGGGAGCATTTACTTTACAGGGACATCATCATCTGGATGTCCCCAAGTTAGTCAAGCAGCTTAACATATTGCTATCATACCTCGCTCACAGACTGGTAATGTTCTCTTTCCTACTCCTATCAGGTAGCAttgttttggattgtagttgacttgccACCAGTATGATTTTCTTTCCTACCTGCACATGGATGTCAATTCTGATGACTTGTTTTGGGTTATAGTTGGCTTAtcgatggtatgatcctcatcctactGCCTCGTAGGTGTCGGTTCTCATCATCTGGGGTTTTGTTGCAGTTGATTTACTGTGTATGGTCCATTACAGCTTAGATACTCTACACATAGGGGCACATTCATGTAATCTGTTGGATTTAGATTCAGTTATTGTGTGTCTATATTGTTCTTTTCCTTTACCATGTCCTCTGTACATTTTCTGCCCATGTCTGCATCACCTTCTTCAACAGTAGACAAAAGTGGTGAAggtatataataatactgtatcaGAAGACATAATTTTCCtccactgaaaatatttttccaatagtAACTTATCTCTtgtcacacttcccacccttcctcaCTGAAAATCAGTACTTCAATTTTCTGCCAAAACATGCAGTGATAATTATTAGATAATTAAATAGAGGGAGTCATGTGCATCAGGAGGGTGTGTTGTactcttattggtggagagtTGTCACACGATGATTTAAATATGAGATGCAGTTTAATCATGTTAAACATGGGGTATGTGGGAACttaggcttgtggcatgcaaaaatAAGTTTACACATAGAGGGCTGTGCTAAACatgaatagctatttatgtaagAGAAGGTATATACCTATCAGAAATAACTTTTCAGtagaggaaaattataactttatagtagacaaaataattaaaaatgaatatttacaacCCTACATATATATGGAAACAAGCTTTTCCTGGACAATTCATTCCAGAAAGCTAGTTAGGAATGCAGTTAAGAAGTGCCCTTAAAATTGTTGAgcattgaaaaaaaatacatgttaaattatattaaatgaaatgtatCTTGTAAAGACAAAAGTGAAGATTACAGCATACAAAGTAGCTTATAGTGGAGATGAAAAATTATACACTGGAGAAACAGATCAACATTCACCaattttgaaaaacatgaaaGCTGCACGTGAAGGAAACAGTATTTTAACCCTGAATTCATTTCACATGTAATCATTAGTAACATCATTTTCACTGTAAATAAAGCTACATTAATAGTCTAAATAACAGTGTACCCATTTTGTTGTATTTCATCACTTGTATGAGCTATGTTTATGTACAgcaatatgtttttctttctctgttgaaaatgtgacagtaatttttattttattgtaagttaCAACTTGTGAAACttaatcagtaaataaactcaaaatcTGACAGTAATTTTGCTGGTTTCACTTATTCTTCCATATGATCATGGTTTTTAAAACTTAGGCTATTTTATACAGATTAAGATAATTACTTATTGAATTCCTGGATAAACCATAAAGGTTCAGAAATAATTAGTTTctgaattgaaaacaaaaaaaaataattgccCTTTACTTctgaatataaatacaaattgtcaatatatattacaaacatctaGATATCAAATTTCTCCACTGTGCATTGTTTTACTGAGCTTCTGTTTTCTTTCTATAGACCACTTACAGTCTAGAGAACAAGGCAGATGGCAAtggtatatttacataaatagatggagattactttttttaaaaagtataaaacaattcattattCTAACTATTATTATGCAAGTTTGAGTTATGTATCAACTTACTGAGAGTTTTTATCCATCTGTTTTATTTACCGTTACAGCAGTAACATGGGCTTGATTTTGGGATTGTTAGTTTCTTCAATTATCATAGTTGTTGTTGGTATTTTCTTATGTTGCTTCTGTTGTGGCTGCTGCCTCCTAGCAAAACGTCGACAGCAGGGAAGAGTTTTATATGGTAAGTATTGTTAATTTAGTAGTAACTGTAGACAAATGTAGCAATGTTCGAAAATAGCAAACAGAAACTGTGCTTAAAATTAGTCAAAGATAAAGATCATTTTGTTGCTTGAAAATGTTGTGTTGttctcttgttttcttttatcttatgGCTAAGGTGTTGAATTTTGTGTTCCATTTTGCTGCAGGTAAATGGCTGATATCAtggtgaatattttaatttgaaagtcATTTAGTTTCTATAAATATTCAGACtgctaaattttagttttatcctGTTCTTTATGAAATTGTCATTGATAAAACATTAGTTTATCTTAAAGTCagattaataataatgaatgttGTATCAATATAACAAGCATGTCTTGGTAACAAGTCTGTAGAACAAAATGCAAactttgaattaaaattattattttgttaattgtaaaaTGACAAAATGACGTACTTCTATCTTTACTTTAATgtgtttaatgttctaattaaagtgattgttaactCCAACAGTGTTTTGAGTTGTGTACTTTTCttatatgaaatgaaaattatttattttaacatttacccTTCATTTTTCACTATCAAACACTAATAACTTTATTACATTCTAATTTTTGTAGGCCCACAGTCCTCCACATTTATATCTAATACCACTTCAGCTGTCACATATGGCCCACAACCAGGAAGTCAACCACCAACAACCAGTGGCTTTTCTCCTTACCCACCACCGTTTGGTGGTGATAACCAGTATCTGGCACAACCTGTTGCCTATCCACAATACCCAACACCTTCTAGTGGCTTCCCACTTCCAACTGGTGGTCTTCCTCCATACCATCTTCCTTCTAGTGGTCCTCCACAATATCCAGCTTCCTCTGGTGGCTATACACAGAATAATCCACCAAGTAGTGGGCAACAAGGTGATTTGAGTTACAACCCATCAGTAGTTGGGATGAACCCTCCTCCTTACCCTGGAATCAGTCAGCCTGCTTACAACCCTACTTACATGGCTAATAACCATAATGAAAAGGCATAAATTTgatatgtaaatataaagtatTGAGTTTAACGTAACCTGGTGATCATTTTCTTGTGatgagaaaaacattaattttgttagaACATAATTCATAAGAAGAAAAATCctttttctatgtttaattttCTTACTTCAGTAACAAACATCCTTGTATTTGACACTCATAAGGAATCTCATTTATGAAGTATCTCCAAGATTTGTTCTCTTTCATATCAAACACCTTTAATGCTTTAATATTTGTTaggcaaaaaaaaatatttaaatccacTAAAATTAACATTATGTGATCTAATTTtactagtaaaaatattttgtgagatAACATGCAGCTAAGCTGAGGTAACTGAATCTAATTAGAAATAAGACATTATTTTAGGGTATTTAAAAAACAGctgatttaattaatattaatgggACTTTAAAGTAGcatgaaatacattattaataagtataaaaaataaagttaactgtGATTTAAAACATCAGACACTTTTCTGgtgagatattttaatttaaattttttttaaattatctgacATTAGGCCAAAGAAAAAATGTGTATTCTGGTTTcttcacaaaaaaaacaagtgCGTATGAAAGTAGGacatacaaatgtttttagtttaagtGTCAGTGTTATTCTTTTGCCCTATAATAGagcaaaaataaagattttaaagttaataataaaagttagaaatgGTTGTGAGACCAATTTcaaggaaaattaaatattttgtttacacacACTTTTGTAGGTTTAATTCATTCTTGTTTTGTGAAGTGATACAAGTGTAAGGAATCGAACCGGgttgttaatgttaaaaatatattacagattTACAGTTTgattagtaatattaaaaaaagacatttctttTGTGATTGTTTCTGGATGACTTGTGAAAAGGTCTTGATGTTAAGAAAGTAGTGTAATGTCTTGTAGCAACAAcgtaatgtgtatatatatataaaacaaatgcatAGGCTTTGTTCTTATATTTGAAATTCTCTTTATTTTGAAAGAAGATATAATTCATGCAATACCTGAAGATGTACTTTTATATTGTGACtcttaaaaatattctgttttctatgacctttttgtttatataaaattccTGATTGGCTGGTGCAACCTCTTTGAAATGTTTGACAATAATTTAAATCGTTCTTGAGTACAATAATGCagctgataaatatttattttatatgaaaatattgtatcactTATCTGTTCATTCACTGTTGAAAAAATATTAAGCATAAgtactttgtttatatttaaaagatGAATATTAAATGAGTTTGGATATCTTAAAAACTGTATTTAGATACTTAAAGAAGAACAGAGTTCAGTCACCAAGATAGTTCTTGTGTGTAGTTTTGTTTcctttagataaaatatttttttagttgcTCATTTTGGTTTTACAATGTAAATGATTGTGTGTGAAATATCAAGTGTGATATTATGTTAATTCTAAAAGTAACTTATTGTACTTCttatacaaacattttcattaaaacagAACAGGTTGATAATCTATAAATCCTTAATTTTTGTGAAAGAACCAAAAATAGTGGCTGTAATAAAACTGTAACTTGACGTTTTATAAATGTATTGGTTTGAATGTTTATCCACATAAGTCGTCTCAGCATAGTTTTGGCCAGTTTGTTGAAAGTATAAATTGTGATGTGGGTCTTTTTTTGTATTCAACTGATACACATgtgaaaataacattaatgaaATATAGGCTTTTGATCCCTAACTAGAAGTCAAAATTGTTATTCTAAATTCATCAAATTGAGCAATAATAGCAGCATATAACTGTAACGTATttgatatatttcagttttttagaCATGAATTACAGTtatcttctgaaattatttaccCTCATTAGTGACTAAACTGGGTAATCTGATTATCCCACTATTTTTAATAATAGCAATTCCAATTTTCAATAGCATTTgtaaattgtgtattaaatatgaTAAGATGTCGGTGGTAGGATGTAAAACTTCATGAAAGTTCTggcaaaaggaaaaaaattgaaaGGTAAATATGCCCCCCTTTTCTTGGTCATGGAACcactgaatgtttatttctgACACAATAAAATTCTGTGGATGTGAAAGCTAGCACCATGAATTGAAGTTTGCTATGACTCCCTTGGTGCGGATTCCTGTATGTAGTGAATGGTCCTCACAGAGAAGGTTCTGTGTTTTCAGTTAACCTCCTTTGAAACTTGAACGTCCATCCACCTGTTTTACGTGTGTGACTACGTGTGAAGGGGCGAGAAGATCTTGGTTATTGAGGGGTctaactccaacacaccactttgattTTGAATTCCTGTAGGTGGGTGGTCCCTCCTCCCCAGGATTAGTCGGCTTGGCCTgttgagctagggtcaaccaagtaccagtctTGGGCCTCCTCAAATGGTATGTGGGCATTAtgtctaatgctggtgtttggatatagcaCTCATGAAACCCTGCTGGTGTTACGTTGTAgtggactccatggtgggtggggtcagtgggcacagatcattggtaaacaaccatgtcttgaagactctggaCAACAGTCCCCACCTTCTTCTACACTTGTAGTACACCTAGTTTTCTCATACTACATTCTTggtcagacaaacctttagagcaaatgtctccctttttattcagaaggggcttgctggctctccttaGTCAACCAAGAAGTAATTTTATGGGGACGTCTTGGAGGAAATATGTACCCAAAAACACACTTAACTTCTCTTTAAATCGAAAGCCAGTGGGCATAAATCCATTTCGGTTTATTCCCCATGGTACTAGAATTCCTCATGAGTTAtttttgagagggatttgaataaCATCCCAAAGTCAGAAATCTTCGCTTGTTTCTCCACCCAAGAAATTTCTGCactctccactcacaaagatggaattatactGACTATTATATGTtctaattttgacgtttacaCCACCACAAGCACCTGCTACTATCTAGATGGATTATCTGAACTGaaggtacagccatatattcTCAACCCTCTGAGATATTTTCAGTGTTAGTGGTTGAGTCACATGAAggcatcatgtcatggttctttgacATTTGCTTGTTActgtggcaaagaccatgatgcttacAAGTGCAAACTGGACCCTca
This sequence is a window from Tachypleus tridentatus isolate NWPU-2018 chromosome 5, ASM421037v1, whole genome shotgun sequence. Protein-coding genes within it:
- the LOC143251097 gene encoding uncharacterized protein LOC143251097 isoform X1 gives rise to the protein MAFFFKTDNQSSMLPLLILVLLNSLAFRTVNGKICGTGLNSLICPKHEFAEASYCCGEPGSEYCCNAHEYFEYSTSDSNMGLILGLLVSSIIIVVVGIFLCCFCCGCCLLAKRRQQGRVLYGPQSSTFISNTTSAVTYGPQPGSQPPTTSGFSPYPPPFGGDNQYLAQPVAYPQYPTPSSGFPLPTGGLPPYHLPSSGPPQYPASSGGYTQNNPPSSGQQGDLSYNPSVVGMNPPPYPGISQPAYNPTYMANNHNEKA
- the LOC143251097 gene encoding uncharacterized protein LOC143251097 isoform X2, coding for MSLQKHHIVVENRVQNTVAMHMNISNIVLLTKRRQQGRVLYGPQSSTFISNTTSAVTYGPQPGSQPPTTSGFSPYPPPFGGDNQYLAQPVAYPQYPTPSSGFPLPTGGLPPYHLPSSGPPQYPASSGGYTQNNPPSSGQQGDLSYNPSVVGMNPPPYPGISQPAYNPTYMANNHNEKA